Part of the bacterium genome is shown below.
CTTTCCTTTGGGCTTCACTCACCATATTTAATTGTTCATGTTTCTGTTCCTGCGCCATATTAAACTTAATAACAAACAGGATTCCTGTTATTATGGCTACAAATAATACCGCTAACGTCGCAATTTTATAAATTTTACTCATCTATGTATCCCCCCTAATGTTACTTCAACCATTCTTTAACTTCTTCTATATTCGGTATTCTGCCTGAGACTTTCACCTCGCCATTGACAACAAGCGCAGGAGTCACCATAACATCATATTTCATAATTTCATTTATATCCGTCACTTTAACGATTTCTGCTGAAATACCAAGCTCTTTGACTGCTTCTTCTGCTTGTTCGGTAAGTTTTTTGCATTTCGGGCAACCTGTTCCTAAAACCTCAATCTTCATTTCTTAAAACCTCCTTTATACTTTATTTCTTTTATGAACCCCGCAACGTAAGACATCGGAAAAATTTCTTTCCCCGCTCGCCAACAAACTGTTTCAGCGGGCAAGGATATTTTTTCGATACTCTGCGGGGTAATCGGAACGTAGTTCCGATTAACGGGTCATCGGGATAAGTAAAACCGGCACCTTTGAGTTTCTGGCTACGTTATGGCTGACACTACCCAAAAATATTTCGCTAACAAATCCGTGGCCTTGGCTCCCCATGAGTATAAGAGACGCTTTGTTTTTCTTTGATTGTCGGATTATTTCCGTCATCGGATAGCCGCTGTCCACTTGAATATTTACGGATACTTTGCTTTTACTCGTCAATTTTTCTTTCATTTTTTCAAGACGCTCCATATCAATTTTGTTAAATTCCGCTAATCTATGTACAAGATGGGGGGTAATACGAGTTTTGTTTTGAACATGTAAAAGCGTTATGCGTTTTGCTCCGCTTTCAACCATTTTTTGCAAATATGTAAAAGCATTGTCTGCGTTCTTCGAGAAATCCGTCGGGAAAAGCACATGATTCAGGAAATCGGATTTACCCAAATGAATGTTCTTCTTATTATCAATATTAATGCGAATTAAAAGAATAGGCTTGACCGCGTGATGGATAACAGCGCTTGCCACTCCGCCAAGAAGAATTTCTGAGGCAAGTGTATTACCGTGAGAGCCCACTACTACCAAAGGATATTTTTTTTCGTGAGCAAGTTTGTTAATTTCCACCTGAGGACTACCCATAACAACCTCAGTATTTACTCTAAATCCCTGTTTCTTAAGAATTCTTTTCTGTTCCGCAAGATTAGATATTAATAAATCCCTTATCGTACCGAAAGCAATGCCGGGAAGTTCCCCTAATCCTAGACACTGCAAAAGCAAGCAATCCTTTATTCCAAGCGCTTTCAGCCCGCCAAGATGCTTTACTACAGCAAAAGAAACAGGCGAAAGATCTGTAGCGATTAATGCTTTTGAGAACATAACGCATCCCTCCTTTCTAAATAGTATTAAAAACTATTCTCTGTTAAAAAAATGAATTCCCCCATACTAAACCCCCACAACGTAAGACATCGGAAAAATTTGGACCCTCTGGAATTTTAAAAAAATTCCGAGGACCAAAGTCCCGGGAATTCTCCGAATTCCTCGGGGGAAATTTCTGAAAATTTTTTTCCCCGCCTGCCAACAAACTATTTTAGCGGGCAGAGATATTTTTTCGATACTCTGCGTTCCGATTAAAAGAAAGAGCCGAATATTATTCCGCTTAATGTTGCCATAATTATAACAAGAAAAATATACACAACTGTTTTTCTATTTCCAATAATACTCCTTACAACCAGCATGCTCGGCAAACTAAGAGCAGGACCCGCAAGAAGAAGCGCTAAAGCAGGGCCATTTCCCATTCCTGAACCAATTAACCCCTGAAGAATGGGAACTTCCGTAAGTGTGGCAAAATACATAAAGGCGGCAATAATCGACGCAAAAAAGTTTGCTCTCAAGGAATTTCCGCCGACCAGCAATTCCACAAAACGGGACGGGATAATTCCTTCATGTCCTACTCGACCAAGCAAAAAGCCGGAAATAAGCACGCCAAACAGTAAAAGCGGCAATATTTGCAACGCGAATCCCCACGTTGCAGACGTCCATGTTTTTAATTCTTCCTTATTAAACCATTTTAACAGCATAATAAGTAAACTGAACAAAGATAAGCCCGCAATCCACCATTTATATTGATAAATAAAAGCCCATA
Proteins encoded:
- a CDS encoding TM0996/MTH895 family glutaredoxin-like protein — protein: MKIEVLGTGCPKCKKLTEQAEEAVKELGISAEIVKVTDINEIMKYDVMVTPALVVNGEVKVSGRIPNIEEVKEWLK
- a CDS encoding permease produces the protein IAGAISVFVSQASVMKYFGAKANKFLSYSVASVSGTILAVCSCTVLPLFSGIYKRGAGLGPAIAFLYSGPAINVLAIILTARILGWQLGLARAIGAVIFSVIIGLLMHLIFLKEERVRHVNGNFSVGGVKELRSLGQTILYFASMVAFLVFANWGKPIEGSQGIWAFIYQYKWWIAGLSLFSLLIMLLKWFNKEELKTWTSATWGFALQILPLLLFGVLISGFLLGRVGHEGIIPSRFVELLVGGNSLRANFFASIIAAFMYFATLTEVPILQGLIGSGMGNGPALALLLAGPALSLPSMLVVRSIIGNRKTVVYIFLVIIMATLSGIIFGSFF
- a CDS encoding universal stress protein, whose translation is MFSKALIATDLSPVSFAVVKHLGGLKALGIKDCLLLQCLGLGELPGIAFGTIRDLLISNLAEQKRILKKQGFRVNTEVVMGSPQVEINKLAHEKKYPLVVVGSHGNTLASEILLGGVASAVIHHAVKPILLIRINIDNKKNIHLGKSDFLNHVLFPTDFSKNADNAFTYLQKMVESGAKRITLLHVQNKTRITPHLVHRLAEFNKIDMERLEKMKEKLTSKSKVSVNIQVDSGYPMTEIIRQSKKNKASLILMGSQGHGFVSEIFLGSVSHNVARNSKVPVLLIPMTR